The following is a genomic window from Neoarius graeffei isolate fNeoGra1 chromosome 16, fNeoGra1.pri, whole genome shotgun sequence.
atttttagtttgtttactgtatgttatcatactttatgactttatttgaagccatactggaaatgttgtaaaataaagcaagtaagagataatatcacaaatgcaagaagagccaattttctacctattgtttatttacagagtatttatttttaattatttatgatgtatgtaattactcagttaaagtaaataaagcatggtcacctgtaatatcaaagaacttgaacttgttgtgaataatttaaaaaaaagacagagaacaatatactgaggagacagggtttcaaagagggcaagacaggtagagaatatttgtcagataacaggccctgatgaatgctctattactaataagaaacatagataagaaataaattaataagaaatatattaatatagcttatttaagtatgaccagaatttttaagcccaactttgtgtgcacattcccacctatggccaaggttcagctttttgtgtttcaatactgttcaaacttaatcattttaatgtttcttgtagcacatgcacattttgcttactgtttaagcattttatttgttcttttgctgttgatatttttccccatgccaatcttctgctgaacccagtggtggggaaagcccttaaatgcataatgaatagtcagtgagggacaatcttatttttgcaacagttattaaaaacttaacatttagtttcaattcagaaggtgtttaggattAGCTGATGTAatatttcaaacatgaacttgcctttaaatctgaaacacaggtctatagggctacaggaacattggcagtcatctgtatttttctagtgtgggggcttttaagccaaaacttggtgcttttagtggccacaagctgaaggcctggcaagtcagggtgtgtaagaatgtaggtatggcacagcaggccactccaaaaatccaccagaatgcaggaacatctactaaatccaaaatctcacccccccccccccccccccccttcattgtccatctccagctagatgacccacaaacaaaacaccagaatgcagggggacaagtgaatatcaaactgaatacaaaattcccacttactgcgtggtgtgcagaaaaattttgccgtcgaaacccccccccccaaaaaaaaaaaaaatctcactccaaggaattttgaaaagttggcagccctgcactGGTCACTGACATTTGTATTGTGTTGCTGGCGCAAATGCACTGACAACATTCTGGTGAGATTGTATGACATTACATCATGTACGACGCATACAAGTTTGGTATTTTTAGCCGTTCTGCTGCTCATATTGGAACAGTTGCTCTAATCTACAACTATCAACCTTCTGTGGCAGAGCTGATCCTGTCTCCTGACAGTGAACTCTAGTTTTCTGAAATTAATTAGACTCTGTCCTTTTGCTAACATTAGCTAACTGCATCTCTAGTTCATTGAAAGCCAAGTTAACACTTGTAGTGAGTGTTTTTGTTGAATGTTAAATGTATTTGACAGCAAGATGGTAGTCAGAACAAGAGACTATCAGTTGATGTGGAGGAATGAAGAGCTATGCAAGCTGTTTCCTTGATTCTACTGCCGTTCACAGTTTTTCTATAACATTTCTTATGAACAGTGTGATTCCATTTAGCATTTTTTTACTGCACTGTTGCTgtagtaggggcggcacggtggtgtagtggttagcgctgtcgcctcacagcaagaaggtccgggttcgagccccgtggctgacaagggcctttctgtgtggagtgtgcatgttctccccgtgtccgcgtgggtttcctccgggtgctccggtttcccccacagtccaaagacatgcaggttaggttaactggtgactctaaattgaccgtaggtgtgaatgtgagaatgaatggttgtctgtgtctatgcgtcagccctgtgatgacctggcgacttgtccagggtgtaccccgcctttcgcccgtagtcagctgggatagaacaggataaagtggctagagataatgagatgagatgagaatgttgcTGTAGTAACTTCACAGGGTTACATGTAAAGTTACCCTGCAAAGGCTAATTCTGACGCAAAAAGCCCATAAATGTGAAAAGGGCCCATGAGTTATCTCATAGCTGCAGATTATGATATACAGTCAAGTCCATAAATGACACAATTTTTGTAATTTTGCCTATGTACCGCCACAGATGATATGATCaaagtgtagactttcagctttaattcaagacaTTTAACAAAAATACTGCATTAACTGTTcaggaattacagccattttttacatagcccctccattttcacaggctcaaaagtaattggacaattgagtgGTAAGCAGTCTCATACCAAATTAAGGAGATAGAAGGTCTGAGTTGATTTTAAttgttgaatttgcatttggcagctgttcatggGAACTCTCAATAAGCAATCCTAAGAGGtgtcaatacaagtgaaagtcatCATTATactgaaaaaacaacaaccagaTCTATCAGAGATAGTAGAACCtttaggagtggccaaatcaacaatctgatacatttttaaaaagaagggGTGCACTAGCCagctcagcaacaccaaaagATCTGAAAGACAACTAAAGTGGATGATCGTAGAATTCTTTCGTTGGTGAACAAAACCGTCTTCACAACATCTTGCCAAGTCTcgaggaggtaggcctatcaatgtCAAAGTCTACAGTCAAGCGATGCCTTTGTGAATGTTAATACAGATGGTTTACCTCGAAAACAGAAAAGCCAGATTAGATTTTGCTAGAACAGTTCTGGAACAAGATTCTTTggacaaatgaaatgaagattaacttgtaccagaatgatgtgaaaagtatggagaaggaaaggaaagtctcatgatccaaagcacaccacatcatctgtcaaacatggtggacacAGGCATGTACGGCTGCCaatggaactgggtcactggtgtttattgatgatgtgactgctgatagaagcagcaggatgaattctgaagtgtatagagctttactttctgctcagattcagtcaaaccTGATAGGACAGCACTTCACCATACAactggataatgacccaaaacatagcaTGAAAGAAATCCAAGAGCTTCTTAAGGCAAGTAAAGAGAATGTTCTTAAACAGCCGAGTCAGTCACctaatctcaacccaattgagcatgctttCACTTACTGAACACAAAATAaaggcagaaagacccacaaacaagcagcaactgAATACAGCAGGAGTAAAAgcctggcaaagcatctcaaGGGAGGAAACTCAGAATTTGGCAATGTCCATGGGTTCCAAACTTCAGGCGTTCAttgactgcaaaggatttgcaTCTGAGTATTAAAAATGATGCTTATATTTATAATTATGCTAGTTACTTTTGAGCCAGTGAAAACGGAGGGACGATGTaaaaaaaatggctgtaattcctaaacggttaatgttaattttttttgttaaaatctttgaattaaagctgaaagtctacactttaatcacatcttgatctcatcatgTTTAATCCactgtggtggtgtacagaggcaaaagaacaaaaaccagaagtgtccaaatacttatggacaagACTGTATTTGTCTTGTTTTAGTCTATTTAAATGGCACTTTTTTGGGGCCACTCACTGATTTTTCTGGGCTAGTATTATAGCATCATCATTTTGTACATGAACAATGTTAGGTACAgtgcttgaaaaagtattcataccccttgaactttttcacatttttccaccttacaaccacgaacttaaaagttttttattgagattttatgtgatagaccaacacagagtagcgcataattgtgaagtgaaacgaaaatgataaatggtcttcaaaattttaaacaaataaaaatctgaaaaatgtggtgtgcattagtattcagccccctgtactctgatacctctaaatacaattcagtgcaatcaattgccttcagaagtcatctaattagttaatagagtcctactgtgtgtacaatttactctcagcataaatacacttgttctgtgaaggcctcagtggtttgttagagaacactgaagaacaaacagcatcatgaagaccaaagaaatcaccagacaggtcagggataaagttctggagaagtttaaagcagggttaggttataaaaaaaatatcccaagctctgaacatctcaagaagcactgttcaatccatcattcaaaaatggaaaaagtatggcacaactgcaaacctaccaagacatggccgtccacctaaactggcaGAGCAAGCaatgagagcactggtcagagaagcagccaagaggcccatgatcactctggaggagctgcagaaattcacagctcaggtgggagaatctgtgcacaggacaactataagttgtacactccacaaatctggcctttttggaagagtgacaagaagaaagccattgttgaaagacaggcataagtcgtcctgtttgcagtttgccagaagccatgtaggggacacagcaaacatgtggaagaaggtgctttggtcagatgagaccaaagttgaactttttggcctaaatgcaaagcgctatgtgtggcagaaaactaacactgctcatcaccctgcacacaccatccccactgtgaaacatggtggtagcagcatcatgctatggggatgcttttcttcagcagggacagggaagctggtcagagttgatgggaagatggatggagctaaatacagggcaatcctggaagaaaacctgttggaggctgcaaaagacttgagactgggaaggagagtcaccttccagcaagacaatgaccctaaacatgcagccagagctacaatggaatggtttagatcaaagaatattcatgtgttagaatggcccaatcaaagtccagacctaaatcccattgagcatctgtggcaagacttgaaaattgctgttcacagacgctctccatccaatctggctgagcttgagctattttgcaaagaagaatgggcaaaaatttcagtgtctagatatgCAAAgccggtagagacataccacaaaagacttgcagctgtaaatgcagcaaaaggtggctctacaaagtattgacgcaggggggctgaatactaatgcacatcacatttttcagacttttatttgtttaaaattttgaagaccatttatcattttcgtttcacatcacaattatgtgctactctgtgttggtctatcacataacatctcaataaaaaacgtttaagttcgtggttgtaaggtagaaaaatgtgaaaaagttcaaggggtacgaatactttttcaaggcactgtagctagAAAAAAGCAAGTAGTTTAGTAATATTGTGTTCTTTGTGTTTCAGCTGAAAATAATTGATGGAAGCTGTATTTAAGTGCTAACTCCAATAAGACTGCAGTGTGCCCATGCCAAAATAGTAGAGTGGGTGCAAATGCCATTATTTGAGTCTACATGAAATACTTATTGTTTAGTGCCAATGCAGCTTTTAAGCAGGTGTAGAAAACACTACTGGCTATAACAAAACTACCAGATTACtgggtgcttacaaaatattaaaACTAGGGTAAGTAATTTTGGAGAAAACAGCAAGcgtaagctagattttgaaagcGTCCAACCAAAAATTCCCACCCCCTCCTTTCAGCCTTCCCTCCAACGCCacgcctccaaaacacatgaatgtgCATTGCCTGACTACTGGAGGATGAGTCCATGAGAGAGAGCACTGGGGAGAGGAGTGTAGCCCATCATTGTCATATCCGACTCTCTCAGGTGTTTCACATGTAACAGAACATTTaaacattatcataatgaatgtaaactacaaacatggatatTGTTAGTACTCACAGCTGTTGACTAGCTCACTaactttagcaatatgtctgcaGTCTGTCCGTCGAGCCTTGTGGAAGACTCTGGTCACACGTAATGAGTGCACGGGCAGAATGCATGCAGGTACAGTAGGTAGGCAATCCAGTCATTTCACTCAGACCAATTGGAATAACTGGACAggctttttacagccctgtgactgccacagaggacttatttttttttaatcccccactGGCCTAAAGGCCTGAGGGGGGTCGGGTCGTCTGTCTGTCCGACCAAccgaaatcaacttctctcacaattttttggaggaatttcacgaaacttgactggATTCTTTGTTATGTTGGCAGTATGCAtactgtaatttcgttaaattcggtcacattttaccagagttacagcccttgattaacaaaattataatttgacaattttatgagtgtgttttctttctgaaatcaactcctttaacaatttttagaggaatttcatgaaacctggtaaaaggcattgttgtacgttggtaatacgcatattgtaattgcgctaaattcggtcacattttaccagagttacagcccttggttaataaaattatactttgataatttcatgagagtgtattttccttctgaaatcaactcctctcacaatttttggatgaatttctcgaagcttggcaaaagaccttgttatatgatggtaatatgcatattgcgatttaatttgtgaaaattttaccagagttttgccccttgattaaataacttgtactttgacaatttcatgagggtgtacgttcttctgaaatcaactcctctcacagtttgtggaggaatttcaccaaacttggcagaaggctttgttatatgacagttatatgcatattgaaatttcgtttaatttgggcaaattttaccagagttctgcccttgatgattaacaaacttgtactttggcaatttcatcaaggtgtgcttgctttctgaaatcaacttccctcacaatttttatcccccgctggccgaaaggcccgaaagcggattatgtcatggcaatgtccatctgttcgtccatcccgggaagggtactcaccttctgaaatcaactcctcacaatttttgaaggaatttcacaaaacttgacaggattctttgttatatgttggtaatacgcatattgcaatttcattcaattcagttgcattttaccagagttatggcatagttgccagcggggaatattgtgctctcagaacaTTCTTGTTTTTGTCAGtgcatttgatttatttattgctgtccagatgtaaagagaatttcaagaactATAACAAAAAAAATGCTTCTAAATTAAATTACTTACACTAGCTTTTATATTGAGAGTATGCACATGAAAATACTTTATTTAGAAAGGCAACATGCATGTACATCTTGCCCAGGGGCCCATCATGACAAAATTTTCTGCTACTGCTTTAAGGCTATCAAGCTATTCATGATCTGCAACCACAGAACTAGTTAATTCCATGTCCCTATTGCCCCAGAACACAGATGGATTTTGTGGTTTGCTTTTCGAAGACAGGTACTCCCATTTAGAGTCCCACTCCTTAGCCTCTCCATTGTGCCACAAGGGTTCCTGAGATGTATACAGATAGGGCCGTGTCTGGCTCCAACATGCCCTACCTGGGAGCTGGCTGTCCGAGTTGCATCCACTCTCCTAGAACACAGTTTGGCTCATGGTCTCATGATGAACTGACAAAAGAGCTCAGGATCACTGAAATGGCCACATCAGTAGTTCCCCTGGAGCTCCAAATATCACAGACAGAGACTTCTCCTTGTCTCAGAAAGAGGGACATAAGCTCCTGCTCAGGTAAAATTGCAGGATTTTCTCACAAAAGCCTCACTGAGAACAACTCACTTGGTGGAGTCTTCATCCACCAAGTTGGAATCTTCATCCACCAAGTTGGAATGAACTTTAAACCAAATTATCAGCGTTTTATTTCTTCTTGACAGGTTAGGCTTGTCTTGGTAGGCCTACAAATTTAATTGTATTTTACTCACAATTTTTGGCATCCTCAGAGCATTAAACATAACCAGTTATGAGGTTTGTGTGCGCTAAGGTAGAGTTAGGGAGTTAGCTAATTTGTTTCCATTATGTATTTGCATTTATTGGCTGTTGTGCAAAAGAAaagctttttttatttaaaatataaCAGTGAATAACTGTGATTTTCATATATTGACAAAAATATTTGCAATTTGTCAATCATTTTACCCATTATTATGCAACCCTCTTTCCTTGCGTACAATCAAGCCCGATTTTGACATTCCAACTGATAGACACTTTTCAATTTAGAAAGAATAAAGTACATTAAAATGATAGAAGTTTCAGTGCAAACACTGGGGGGGGGGCACACGACTTTGCTGACTAAGCTCTTCTGTGAGCAAGGGGAAATAAACTAATAAACCCATACACACTTGTGCACCTTGAGGTCATGTCTTGAGTACACATTTCATCCAGAAGATCACtggattaaaaacaaaataaaccaaAGAAACCAACCCAGTGACGTTTTGTGTTCAGTTTCTGAAATGAGAACAGATACTCAGTCTTCATTACTCATGTTTCTTAGTCTTTCAGTGCGTTATCCACTTTATGTATGCTTCTTTCTGTGGCATCGGTCCTCATCCTGCATTGGCTTGTTCTCATCTCTCGGCCTCCATGGGCTGCTCAGAGGTTACCTGCTGGCTAACAGTGGTGTGAGAAGGAAGCTGAGCAGTTGACCAAAGCCCCTGCTGGCTGGAGGGTGAGGTGGGGTCCACAGCCCAGTTAATGTAGGGAGGAGGAGAGGTAGCCATAGAGGGAATAGGACTGGCACCGATGCTCTCTGAGGCTCGAAGATGGGAAAACATGGCCAGAACGTCTGGGAAGTTGGGGGGTGTTGCTGGGGTGTTGGCAGGTGTGCACATCTAGTGGAATTAGAAGGAGACATAGAATTAGAAATGGAATTAGAAATGGAATTAGAATCGTCACATATTGTTTTGTATGGGGAAATATTGCTCCTCATTTATCTTTGAGTAAAGTTGTATCTAAATGTTTGAAGAAACCAAACAGAACTAAAATTTCCCATCGGATTTAAAAATctccggaaacacttttttttcttttacttggGTGTGTTGACTACCTGTCTAGTGTAAAGCGTGTTCCTGACACAACTCATTTGCATGTGGTGACATCCACAAAAGTTCAAGAAAACACCCAGCTGGGAGCTGTGTTTAATCAGCAGCATATTTTTTTTGCCATAATTGAATGATTCGCTTCATTTATCTTAATTTATGGGTTTGTTttggctttcttttttttatatgtACAACTAATGGAAATAATATAAAAACAACGGCTTTCCACAAAATATCCTTGATGGTGTTCCTAGTCCCTGACCTAGCGAATTagcatgaggatgtgtttttgatAGAGACTCCAAAGCTCTTCCATAAGTCACTCTAGAGAAGCACTTCTGCTAAACAGATATACGGatataaaagtgcagtaatcTATTCAATTTATATAATTTGAGGTCAAGAAGTCAGGTCAAGGACTACATTATTTAGTCTTTATGTGTAAATTTACACATGCTCACGAGCACAAGTAGGATATAAACATTTTACAGAACTTACAGTATTTTCATGAATACAAAACTACTTGTGGAAATGCTCGCAAGAAAGGGTTACGCATAAATCCGTTTTCATCTaggttgataaatgaggcccaataTTACACATACTGTATATGCCTGGTAtatgtaacagttattccacaaaatcaagtcatatatgagctgataaccgatgAGGCACATAGCATCAAGTTTACTGTAAGCCAcacacaacaagattgagtggaataactgttttattctatccacattcactgtattttgagaaataaagcatttttatttttcgcaaattcaataaataaaaactttatacaaaatgtctgacaaaataatttccgcttagaatgtaaacaaactgacgaaatgacagtagcaatttgtggaaaatgctataataattcttgaaaaatgaaaaaatatgttcttgccatcaaatactttcattccatattttgttgctttttgttggGAGGGGGGTGttgttctttagggttttttggcggttggcaaaccaacttaaaggtgtattactgccactaactgggctagagtgtggaacaggagatattgggggtggGGCTAtaatcttttagctatttctgtttcttttaaacacttgataatttttgggattttgttttcaagtagagtttttattttgtccttggttggttcaacaacacgcaccgccattttgtttttctcgacttacggcatatgagctgatatcctagtagtagagtcgctaatcagagcgtgtgattgctcatatccagtgaatgtggatagactaaTGATATATCTACTCAAAACTAGAATGTTTTACAAGTATGGTATTTTACTTTTCAGACACTCTCGAAGACAAAAAAGGTGATTTATACGCATTACATGCAAGACATTAGCAACCTGATTTGCAAAGAGGGACAAACTAAAAACACACAGTAGAGACCCACAGGGCAAAGTGCAAGAGCCTATGATGAGGTAAAACAAGCGTGATGTATGAAGTACCGTATAGCCATTCACAAATTCTTTTGAATAAAATAataacattattaaaaaaaagtaagCAGAAACACAAAATGTGTTAACTGCATTGTTGACGATGGCATCTGGAAGACCACTTAGCGAACACCCCCACTTTCAAACAGGGCCTCTCTAGCAGGCTCGATCTCTGTGCTATTTGAGACCACGACTTCTCTCTGCCTTCCGCTCTGGAGTCACGCGGATCATTCTTTCAACAGATCTCAGAAAGCGTCTGCTAGACTTGTTTCCCATGCTTGGTCAAGGCAGGGAAAACCCCAAAGTGATTTATCACAGCTCCGTTCTGAGACACAGTACACAGAGCTGGTCAGGATCTGTTCCCCAAATATTCTCACAACGTACTTGggaaagaaaaacaacaacatgcaCGTGCCGATCAGTCAAATCAACCACAAATCTGACTCGACTGTTGAGAAGATGAGTGTGGAACGCTGAGCCAAAAGCACAGAACAGGAAGTCAACTTAGAAAGTTAATCATTTAAATATGATTTATCTACGGTACATGGCAAGCTACACTGACGACTTATTCTATACTGTTTATGTAAGAGATAAACATACTGTACTGTATTTCCTAGGCTTTAAGTGGATAAATGATGGACGACCCATGTAGTCGTGTTGGGAAAAAGTACACTTTAGTGTTGtgcttggtttggtttggttttgtgAAGCTGGTGAACAGAACAATCAGAAGCAACATGTTCTCTCATTTTCCTGGAGTCACCCTCTTCTtcctctccccacacacacacacacttgatacatgtttatatatttataataataataataataataataataataataataatagagacaCTAAGGCAGAAGTAGAGTGCTCCAGGAGAACAAGCCTCTGTCCTGTGAAAGTGTTTATGTTTGACTCGTGGAGTCTCACAACATGGCGGAAGTCACCAAAACAAACCCAGAAGAAAtgtctttcttttttgtttaatcAACTCATAAACTCACCATTTGATGGCTGTACGGAATATTTGCTTCCTGAAAAAAGGAGCTAAGGGCAGTCTAGAAGACAAAACAAAGAAAAGAGGTTTAATAACTGATAAAAACGACAAGAATGACATGAACATGTTTGCTCTCTGGTCAGAGTCGTGATTACATCCACAGGACTCAACACTTTCACTTGGGTACTTTCACCATTTATTCTAAAACTACAGCCTCGGCATTAAAGCTCAGCTTTCACATACGGCAAGAAAACAAAATCGACCAAAGTTTCCAGACATAAAATACAGACTCGGTTTCTGAAATCTGCTGGAACAATTTGGCTCCAACTATCACCTTCCCAACACCAGTGTCATTAGTAAACAAACTGCTCCCAGACCTCAAACTGCCAGTGAGCCGCCTGGAGGAGCTGCTCCGCCTGATCCGCCGCACAGCCGGCGGTCAACACAAACTGGTTGATCATAACCTGGTGCTTTAGTTCGTCCATGCTACTCAACTAGTTTATTTCTGTATGTCACCGTTCCTGCCTACACTCCTTCAAACTCGACGAACTCAGTCATGCCCTTCTGCAGGGTTGCCAGGTGTGTCGAAAATATCCATCAGTGGACTcagagttcgaattacgtgggagccaatgggagctgagcacccattccctcaggctcccatgaaagaagcaaacttaattttctgtggaagtctctcaaatacgtcatatatcaccataataatgcTGCATTCAtgcgctatgggaagatgatattttccagttgggaagtggtatttaccagtgtgttgtgttcacatgcttttgttgttgttgacaaattaaagatggtggaccagattcaagttagcaatagttagt
Proteins encoded in this region:
- the ubald1b gene encoding UBA-like domain-containing protein 1b isoform X1, with protein sequence MDELKHQVMINQFVLTAGCAADQAEQLLQAAHWQFETALSSFFQEANIPYSHQMMCTPANTPATPPNFPDVLAMFSHLRASESIGASPIPSMATSPPPYINWAVDPTSPSSQQGLWSTAQLPSHTTVSQQVTSEQPMEAER
- the ubald1b gene encoding UBA-like domain-containing protein 1b isoform X2, producing MDELKHQVMINQFVLTAGCAADQAEQLLQAAHWQFEMCTPANTPATPPNFPDVLAMFSHLRASESIGASPIPSMATSPPPYINWAVDPTSPSSQQGLWSTAQLPSHTTVSQQVTSEQPMEAER